One part of the Desulfonema ishimotonii genome encodes these proteins:
- the cimA gene encoding citramalate synthase, with protein sequence MEPVLLYDTTLRDGTQGENINFTAEEKIRIAQKLDDIGIHYIEGGWPGSNPRDKKFFELAKKVEFKTARLTAFGSTRRPGIMPGDDQNLQALLESGTPAVAIFGKTWDLHVRLMSNTQEENLSMIEESVAWLKANGKEVIYDAEHFFDGYRGNPEYALQTLRAAVRGGADFLVLCDTNGGTLPAELAQMCKAVQSALDGRNTKLGIHTHNDSALAVANSIEAVSCGAVMVQGTVNGYGERCGNADLTAIIPILCTKMGCPCISDENLKKLLSLSRFVSETANMIPLSSRPFVGKSAFAHKGGIHVSAVMKDPRAYEHMRPEQVGNSRQVLVSDLSGKSNVEYKAKELGVDLGGDGNSRRIVREIKRMEQEGYQFDAADGSFKILLEKLTEQFESAFILESFRVTIEKDREKPCSAHATVKISVGCQDEITAAEGDGPVSALDNALRKALYKFFPDIETMHLVDFKVRVIDGRSGTDAKVRVLIESRDQDNIWSTIGVSEDIIEASWQALEDSFQYKLAKQQNLICTQKQISA encoded by the coding sequence ATGGAACCCGTTCTTTTGTATGATACCACGTTAAGAGATGGAACCCAGGGAGAAAATATCAATTTTACGGCTGAAGAGAAAATCAGAATTGCGCAGAAACTGGATGATATTGGGATTCATTATATTGAGGGCGGGTGGCCGGGTTCCAACCCCAGGGATAAAAAATTCTTTGAGCTGGCAAAAAAGGTTGAATTCAAAACCGCACGGCTGACGGCCTTCGGTTCCACCCGCAGGCCGGGCATCATGCCGGGAGATGACCAGAACTTACAGGCGCTCCTTGAAAGCGGGACGCCTGCCGTGGCCATTTTCGGCAAGACCTGGGATCTTCATGTCCGGCTCATGAGCAATACCCAGGAGGAAAACCTCTCCATGATCGAGGAATCGGTCGCCTGGCTGAAGGCAAACGGCAAAGAGGTGATTTACGATGCCGAGCACTTTTTTGACGGCTACAGGGGCAATCCCGAATACGCCCTGCAGACACTGCGGGCGGCAGTGAGGGGCGGTGCGGATTTCCTGGTACTCTGCGATACCAACGGCGGAACCCTCCCCGCCGAACTGGCACAGATGTGTAAGGCGGTGCAGTCGGCACTGGACGGCCGGAACACAAAGCTGGGCATTCACACCCACAATGACAGCGCCCTGGCCGTGGCCAACAGCATTGAAGCGGTCAGTTGCGGCGCGGTCATGGTGCAGGGAACGGTTAACGGCTACGGCGAGCGGTGCGGCAATGCGGACCTGACCGCCATTATCCCCATCCTCTGCACCAAAATGGGCTGCCCGTGCATCAGCGATGAAAATCTGAAAAAACTGCTCAGCCTCTCCCGGTTCGTCAGCGAGACCGCCAACATGATTCCCCTCAGTTCCAGGCCGTTTGTCGGGAAAAGCGCTTTTGCCCACAAGGGCGGCATTCACGTCAGCGCGGTGATGAAAGACCCCAGGGCCTATGAACACATGCGCCCCGAACAGGTGGGAAACAGCCGGCAGGTACTGGTCTCGGACCTGTCGGGCAAAAGCAATGTGGAGTACAAGGCGAAAGAGCTGGGGGTGGATCTGGGCGGAGACGGCAACAGCCGGCGGATCGTCCGGGAGATCAAGCGCATGGAACAGGAGGGATACCAGTTCGACGCGGCAGACGGCTCGTTCAAAATCCTCCTTGAAAAACTTACAGAACAGTTTGAGTCTGCATTTATTCTGGAATCCTTCCGGGTAACCATTGAAAAGGACAGGGAGAAGCCGTGCAGCGCCCATGCCACCGTCAAGATCTCCGTCGGGTGTCAGGACGAGATCACGGCGGCAGAGGGAGACGGTCCGGTCAGCGCCCTGGATAACGCCCTGAGAAAAGCGCTGTACAAGTTCTTCCCGGATATCGAAACCATGCATCTGGTGGATTTCAAGGTCCGGGTCATTGACGGGCGGTCCGGAACAGATGCAAAGGTCCGGGTACTCATCGAATCCCGCGACCAGGACAACATCTGGAGTACCATCGGCGTGTCCGAGGATATTATCGAGGCCAGTTGGCAGGCGCTTGAGGACAGCTTTCAGTATAAACTGGCCAAACAGCAAAATCTCATATGTACACAGAAACAGATTTCAGCGTGA
- a CDS encoding YqgE/AlgH family protein, with the protein MFWRTGPHERDVYPSRPPFEWEGSVRVAPFFAMSNTRDILEAIAAGKGPESYLISLGCAGWGPGQLEAEIKQNSWLTCPATEEIIFNVPGEKRWEAAVKKIGIDPALLSDTVGHA; encoded by the coding sequence ATATTTTGGCGGACCGGTCCACATGAACGAGATGTTTATCCTTCACGGCCCCCCTTTGAATGGGAGGGATCTGTCCGGGTCGCCCCGTTTTTTGCCATGAGCAACACCAGGGATATCCTGGAGGCGATTGCTGCGGGCAAAGGGCCGGAATCATATCTTATTTCACTGGGATGCGCTGGTTGGGGACCGGGCCAGCTGGAAGCGGAGATAAAGCAGAACTCCTGGCTGACGTGCCCGGCCACGGAAGAGATTATTTTTAATGTGCCCGGAGAAAAACGGTGGGAAGCGGCTGTGAAAAAGATCGGCATTGATCCGGCACTGCTGTCCGATACGGTCGGGCACGCATAG
- the arsB gene encoding ACR3 family arsenite efflux transporter — MRTETEPAKGSKGLSFFERYLSVWVALSIAGGILLGRIAPGVAKYLDGMAIHVGDAPVVSIPIAVCLFFMMYPIMVKIDFGRVLAAGKNIRPVGLTLFINWAIKPFTMYAISLFFLGTLFYNLIGPGAVDHVRMPLGLTLDAGQTHGIGKVVLVDGIKMLEIPLWRSYLAGCILLGIAPCTAMVLVWGFLARANDGLTLVMVAINSLTMLFLYGPLGGFLLGVGRLPVPWQALVLSIGIYVALPLVAGYTSRKIILRTRGEAWFNEKFLHVLTPITIVALLITLVLLFSFKGEVIIANPLSILWIAIPLFIQTCFIFCLGYVLARLMRLDYQDAAPSAIIGASNHFEVAIATATMLFGLSSGAALATVVGVLIEVPVMLMLVKICLKTEHWFRNV, encoded by the coding sequence ATGCGCACAGAAACAGAACCTGCAAAGGGATCAAAAGGCCTCAGCTTTTTTGAAAGGTATCTCTCTGTCTGGGTGGCGCTCTCTATCGCAGGCGGGATCTTACTCGGGAGGATCGCGCCGGGGGTTGCAAAATACCTTGACGGCATGGCCATCCATGTCGGAGACGCACCGGTTGTTTCGATTCCCATCGCCGTTTGCCTCTTTTTTATGATGTACCCGATCATGGTGAAAATCGACTTCGGGCGGGTTCTTGCCGCCGGTAAAAATATCAGACCGGTGGGGCTGACCCTGTTCATCAACTGGGCCATCAAGCCGTTTACGATGTATGCCATCTCTCTCTTTTTCCTTGGCACACTTTTCTACAATTTAATCGGCCCCGGGGCTGTGGACCATGTCAGAATGCCCCTGGGACTCACTCTTGATGCGGGGCAAACCCACGGCATAGGAAAGGTCGTGCTGGTTGACGGCATAAAGATGCTGGAAATCCCGCTCTGGCGGAGCTATCTCGCGGGCTGTATTCTGCTGGGTATCGCCCCCTGCACGGCAATGGTTCTCGTCTGGGGATTTCTCGCCAGAGCCAATGACGGACTGACGCTGGTCATGGTCGCCATCAACTCCCTCACCATGCTCTTTCTCTACGGACCTCTGGGCGGATTTCTCCTGGGCGTGGGACGGCTCCCCGTCCCCTGGCAGGCCCTGGTGCTTTCCATCGGCATATATGTGGCCCTGCCGCTGGTGGCAGGCTATACATCCCGGAAAATAATTCTTCGGACGCGCGGCGAAGCGTGGTTTAATGAAAAATTCCTACATGTTCTGACACCGATCACGATTGTGGCCTTGCTGATCACGCTGGTTCTCCTCTTCTCTTTCAAGGGCGAAGTGATTATCGCCAACCCGCTCAGCATCCTCTGGATTGCCATCCCGCTTTTCATTCAGACCTGTTTCATCTTCTGTCTGGGATATGTTCTCGCCAGACTGATGCGGCTTGATTACCAGGATGCGGCACCGTCAGCCATCATCGGAGCGTCGAATCATTTTGAAGTCGCCATTGCCACCGCAACCATGCTCTTCGGCCTCTCCTCGGGAGCGGCCCTGGCAACCGTTGTGGGGGTTCTCATCGAAGTCCCGGTGATGCTCATGCTGGTAAAAATCTGCCTGAAAACAGAACACTGGTTTCGGAATGTATAA
- a CDS encoding nitrophenyl compound nitroreductase subunit ArsF family protein, whose amino-acid sequence MKSRAIATALGVLMMFCISVPVTFGAEPGAKNRTAIRSENALIVYYFHGKRRCTTCKKLEAYAREALEKSFSGEVRDGRIEWRITDISTPENSHFVKDFGLVSQSLVLVRQEAGKQGGWKNLDQIWMKVRDKEDYIDYVSENIRQFMGKNG is encoded by the coding sequence ATGAAATCACGGGCTATTGCAACAGCGCTGGGTGTACTGATGATGTTCTGCATATCCGTTCCGGTCACATTCGGGGCGGAACCGGGTGCGAAAAACAGAACAGCAATCAGATCGGAGAATGCGCTCATTGTCTACTATTTCCACGGCAAACGGCGCTGCACCACCTGCAAAAAACTGGAGGCCTATGCCAGGGAGGCCCTTGAAAAGAGCTTCTCCGGTGAAGTGAGGGACGGACGGATTGAATGGCGGATCACAGATATCAGCACGCCTGAGAACAGTCATTTTGTCAAAGACTTCGGTCTGGTGAGCCAGTCCCTGGTGCTGGTCCGGCAAGAAGCGGGAAAACAGGGCGGCTGGAAAAATCTTGACCAGATATGGATGAAAGTCCGGGACAAAGAAGATTACATTGACTACGTGTCCGAAAACATCCGGCAGTTTATGGGGAAAAACGGATGA
- a CDS encoding aromatic aminobenezylarsenical efflux permease ArsG family transporter, with protein sequence MNEWLMVSASALWLGILTSVSPCPLATNIAAISYIGKRVDRSGAAVFTGILYAAGRTLAYALLGLMLVHSLFSVPALSMWLQEYMNRFVGPVLIIAGLIVLGILSISLDFLSFGDRFSRWLQQQADRGGIFGALILGFFFALSFCPVSAALFFGSLIPLSLKHQSGIMLPLIYGIGTALPVLGVGMLLAAGGNSLGRTLNRVTQFEVWARRFTGVLFIGIGLYFTVAYTFELWM encoded by the coding sequence ATGAACGAGTGGCTCATGGTGTCGGCCAGCGCGTTGTGGCTGGGAATTCTCACCTCCGTCAGCCCATGCCCCCTGGCAACCAACATTGCAGCCATCTCATATATCGGCAAACGGGTTGACCGGTCCGGGGCGGCGGTTTTCACAGGCATTCTGTATGCTGCGGGCCGGACACTGGCCTATGCCCTGCTGGGCCTGATGCTGGTTCACAGCCTCTTTTCCGTTCCGGCGCTCTCCATGTGGCTTCAGGAGTATATGAACCGGTTTGTCGGACCGGTGCTGATCATCGCAGGCCTGATCGTCCTCGGCATTCTCAGCATCAGTCTCGATTTTCTCAGCTTCGGCGACAGATTCAGCAGGTGGTTGCAGCAGCAGGCCGACAGAGGCGGGATATTCGGGGCACTGATACTCGGCTTTTTCTTTGCGCTTTCGTTCTGCCCGGTATCGGCGGCCCTTTTTTTCGGCAGCCTGATCCCCCTGTCCCTCAAGCATCAGTCCGGAATCATGCTGCCCCTGATCTACGGCATCGGAACCGCGCTGCCCGTGCTGGGGGTCGGGATGCTGCTTGCGGCTGGCGGCAATTCGCTGGGCCGGACCCTCAACCGGGTCACGCAGTTTGAAGTGTGGGCCAGACGGTTTACAGGTGTCCTGTTCATCGGTATCGGGCTTTATTTTACGGTGGCCTATACGTTTGAATTGTGGATGTGA
- a CDS encoding thioredoxin family protein, translating into MDIKVLGPGCAKCEKTEKIVKDVIADAGADATVEKVTDMMQIAAYGVFSTPAVIVDGEVKCSGKVPKKDEIRSWLGK; encoded by the coding sequence ATGGATATCAAAGTATTGGGACCGGGATGTGCCAAATGTGAAAAAACCGAAAAGATCGTGAAGGACGTCATTGCGGATGCCGGTGCGGATGCCACCGTGGAAAAAGTCACCGACATGATGCAGATCGCCGCTTACGGGGTATTTTCCACGCCTGCGGTGATTGTGGACGGTGAGGTGAAATGCAGCGGCAAGGTTCCCAAAAAGGATGAAATCAGATCCTGGCTTGGGAAATAA
- a CDS encoding 2-isopropylmalate synthase: MTDRVYIFDTTLRDGEQSPGASMNAQEKLRLAVQLEKLGVDTLEAGFPAASEGDFDAVSQIARRLTRTEVAGLCRANKNDIDRAWGAVQHARKPKIHTFIATSDIHLEYKLKMTRDEVLRATTDAVRYAASLTDRVEFSAEDGSRSDRDFLCKIFGAAIEAGATVLNLPDTVGYAIPSEFAEMVRYVMAHTPNMHKAILSVHCHNDLGLATANTLAAISAGARQAEVTINGIGERAGNTSLEEVVMALRTRQNYMPMTTGIQTEHIYPTSRLVSMITGIIVQPNKAIVGANAFAHEAGIHQDGVLKNPMTYEIMKPETVGVNTNKLVLGKHSGRHALRSHLKEMGYELSDEELKTVFTRFKEVADKKKHVMDEDLEMIVTEGILRTTDVFKLEYLHISAGTSVMPMASVELAINGRKVRGADWGNGPIDSTFNTISKLTGTGSELLRFTVTALTGGTDAQGEVIVRLRENGLVALGRGSDPDIITASAKAYVNGLNRLEYLKAHPVTDRQTM, translated from the coding sequence ATGACCGATCGCGTATATATTTTCGATACCACCCTGAGAGACGGGGAACAGTCTCCCGGCGCCAGCATGAACGCCCAGGAAAAACTGCGTCTGGCAGTGCAGCTGGAAAAACTGGGGGTGGATACCCTGGAGGCGGGATTTCCGGCCGCGTCCGAAGGTGACTTTGATGCCGTCTCCCAGATTGCCCGGAGACTGACGCGCACCGAGGTGGCCGGACTGTGCCGGGCCAATAAAAATGATATTGACCGGGCCTGGGGCGCTGTGCAGCACGCCCGGAAGCCCAAAATACACACCTTCATCGCCACATCCGACATTCATCTGGAGTACAAGCTGAAGATGACACGGGATGAGGTGCTTCGGGCCACGACCGATGCGGTCCGCTATGCGGCATCGCTGACCGATCGCGTGGAATTTTCAGCCGAGGACGGCTCCCGGAGCGACCGGGATTTTCTGTGCAAAATTTTCGGCGCGGCCATTGAGGCCGGGGCCACAGTCCTCAACCTGCCGGACACGGTGGGCTACGCCATTCCCAGTGAGTTTGCCGAGATGGTCCGGTATGTCATGGCGCACACCCCGAATATGCATAAAGCGATTCTGAGCGTCCACTGCCACAATGATCTGGGGCTGGCCACCGCCAATACCCTGGCCGCCATCAGTGCCGGGGCGCGGCAGGCGGAGGTGACGATCAACGGCATCGGCGAACGGGCCGGGAATACCTCTCTGGAGGAGGTGGTCATGGCCCTGCGCACGCGGCAGAATTACATGCCCATGACCACCGGTATTCAGACGGAACATATTTATCCCACCAGCCGTCTGGTCAGCATGATCACCGGTATCATTGTCCAGCCCAACAAGGCCATCGTGGGCGCAAACGCCTTTGCCCATGAGGCGGGCATCCATCAGGACGGGGTGCTGAAAAATCCCATGACCTACGAGATCATGAAACCGGAAACGGTGGGGGTCAACACCAACAAACTGGTGCTGGGGAAACATTCGGGACGCCATGCCCTGCGGTCTCATCTCAAGGAAATGGGGTATGAGCTGTCAGATGAAGAGCTGAAAACCGTATTCACACGTTTTAAAGAGGTGGCGGATAAGAAAAAGCATGTGATGGACGAGGATCTGGAGATGATCGTCACCGAAGGCATCCTGCGGACCACGGATGTGTTCAAACTGGAATACCTGCACATCAGCGCGGGCACATCGGTGATGCCCATGGCCAGCGTGGAACTTGCCATCAACGGCAGAAAGGTCCGGGGCGCGGACTGGGGCAACGGTCCCATTGATTCGACGTTCAACACCATTTCCAAGCTGACCGGGACCGGGTCGGAACTGTTGCGCTTTACCGTCACCGCCCTGACCGGCGGCACGGATGCCCAGGGTGAGGTGATTGTCCGCCTGCGGGAAAACGGGCTGGTGGCCCTGGGGCGGGGGTCTGACCCGGACATCATTACGGCCAGCGCCAAGGCTTACGTCAACGGCCTGAACCGTCTGGAATACCTGAAAGCCCATCCGGTTACGGACCGGCAGACCATGTAG
- a CDS encoding permease: protein MTEEERVEIQNNSCSCAAKAEARHSAGALKALAWLALIAVGLLVWWQIYIRLPAVASFITYSLLAIETGSHLGASLEFFFYDTPKVMMLLILVVFGVGVIRSFFTPEKTREMLAGKSEFFGNILAALLGIVTPFCSCSAVPLFIGFVTAGVPLGVTFSFLISAPMVNEIALGLLYGLLGWEVAALYMGTGLFVAIFAGWVIGRMKLERHIEDWVSQISSGPGAVTEQKLSWPDRMVCGWDAVKEIIGRVWVYVIAGIAVGAGIHGYVPEGFMASLMGKGVWWSVPLAVIMGVPMYSNAAGIIPVVEALLGKGAALGTTLAFMMSVIALSLPEMVILRKVLKFRLIAVFIGVVASGILLVGYLFNMLI, encoded by the coding sequence ATGACAGAGGAGGAGCGTGTGGAAATTCAGAACAATTCCTGTTCATGTGCTGCAAAAGCCGAAGCGCGGCACAGCGCGGGTGCATTAAAGGCGCTGGCATGGCTGGCGCTGATCGCCGTCGGTCTGCTGGTCTGGTGGCAGATATATATCCGGCTGCCTGCCGTTGCATCCTTTATCACCTATTCGCTGTTGGCAATCGAAACCGGAAGCCATCTGGGCGCGTCTCTGGAATTTTTCTTCTACGACACCCCCAAGGTTATGATGCTGCTGATTCTGGTGGTGTTCGGCGTCGGGGTGATCCGCAGCTTTTTCACGCCTGAAAAGACGCGGGAGATGCTGGCCGGGAAAAGCGAGTTCTTCGGCAATATTCTGGCCGCGCTTCTGGGAATTGTCACGCCGTTCTGTTCCTGTTCGGCAGTGCCGCTGTTCATCGGATTTGTGACCGCAGGCGTCCCCCTGGGGGTTACGTTCTCTTTCCTCATTTCCGCGCCCATGGTCAATGAAATCGCCCTCGGCCTGCTCTATGGCCTGCTGGGATGGGAGGTGGCAGCCCTGTACATGGGAACCGGCCTTTTTGTGGCGATCTTCGCAGGCTGGGTCATCGGGCGCATGAAGCTGGAGCGCCATATTGAAGACTGGGTCAGCCAGATCAGCAGCGGACCGGGGGCGGTTACAGAGCAGAAACTGAGCTGGCCGGACCGGATGGTCTGCGGATGGGATGCGGTCAAAGAGATCATCGGCAGGGTCTGGGTATACGTCATTGCGGGGATTGCCGTGGGCGCGGGTATCCACGGCTATGTGCCCGAAGGATTTATGGCATCGCTCATGGGCAAGGGGGTCTGGTGGTCCGTTCCGCTGGCGGTGATCATGGGCGTACCCATGTATTCCAACGCGGCCGGCATTATTCCGGTGGTGGAGGCGCTTCTGGGCAAAGGCGCGGCCCTGGGCACGACCCTGGCCTTTATGATGTCGGTCATCGCCCTCTCCCTGCCGGAAATGGTCATCCTGCGCAAAGTCCTCAAATTCAGACTCATTGCTGTCTTTATCGGCGTGGTGGCCTCCGGCATACTGCTGGTGGGCTATCTGTTCAACATGCTGATTTAA
- a CDS encoding FmdE family protein: MEDRLILEEAFRFHGHICWASAIGARAGLVALRELGVTRTGTSGELHCIVEVGNNHGAQCFTDGVQYATGCTLGKGNIEKAGWGKLAITLINKKEEKAVRVSYRPTRHKMIAESDFMKKRAAGIPPTQIPSEEAWAMANILWEAPEAEVLSVGPVGPYAWEDFGEIMGLKPCDSCGEMVSVAYLRMVGDKCMCIPCSGYDQ, from the coding sequence ATGGAAGACAGACTGATTTTGGAAGAGGCATTCAGATTTCACGGACACATCTGCTGGGCCAGCGCCATCGGCGCTCGTGCGGGGCTGGTCGCGCTTCGGGAACTGGGCGTCACACGGACCGGGACATCGGGCGAACTTCACTGCATCGTCGAGGTCGGCAACAATCACGGAGCCCAGTGTTTTACCGACGGCGTCCAGTACGCTACCGGCTGCACCCTCGGAAAGGGCAACATCGAAAAGGCGGGCTGGGGCAAACTGGCGATCACCCTGATCAACAAAAAAGAGGAAAAAGCGGTCCGGGTTTCCTACAGGCCAACCCGGCACAAGATGATCGCGGAATCTGATTTCATGAAAAAACGCGCGGCAGGCATTCCGCCCACACAGATTCCCAGCGAAGAGGCATGGGCCATGGCCAATATTCTCTGGGAAGCCCCGGAGGCGGAAGTGCTTTCCGTCGGGCCGGTCGGGCCGTATGCCTGGGAGGATTTCGGGGAAATCATGGGGCTTAAACCCTGTGACAGTTGCGGGGAAATGGTTTCCGTCGCCTATTTGCGGATGGTCGGAGACAAATGTATGTGCATCCCCTGTTCCGGCTACGATCAGTAA
- a CDS encoding ArsR/SmtB family transcription factor, protein MKDFIKVMKALSDPNRVRIVKMLQHKTMCVCELRGALGVSQPTVSKHLKVLEDAGLVSFQKDGLWVNYQLADGGDSPYAASLLGNIRHWLEEDPEVRKLVEKLPFLNREELCRR, encoded by the coding sequence ATGAAGGATTTTATAAAGGTCATGAAAGCGCTTTCCGACCCGAACCGTGTCAGGATCGTCAAAATGTTGCAGCATAAAACCATGTGTGTCTGCGAACTCCGGGGGGCGCTGGGCGTTTCCCAGCCCACGGTTTCCAAGCACCTGAAAGTGCTTGAAGATGCCGGGCTGGTCTCTTTTCAGAAGGACGGCCTCTGGGTAAACTACCAACTGGCTGACGGGGGAGACAGCCCGTATGCCGCAAGTCTTCTGGGCAATATCCGGCACTGGCTGGAAGAGGACCCGGAGGTGCGGAAGCTGGTGGAAAAACTGCCGTTTCTCAATCGCGAAGAGCTGTGCAGGCGGTAA
- a CDS encoding YqgE/AlgH family protein, with translation MTYDAQLSLKGEFLIAMPGLDDPNFSHTVVCICEHTEDGCVGIIINRTYPTLFAKDIFDELNMSFVPEAASASVYFGGPVHMNEMFILHGPPLNGRDLSGSPRFLP, from the coding sequence ATGACATATGATGCCCAGCTTTCCCTTAAGGGAGAATTTCTGATTGCGATGCCCGGCCTTGATGACCCGAATTTTTCCCATACGGTCGTCTGTATTTGCGAACACACCGAGGATGGCTGTGTCGGGATTATCATAAACCGAACCTACCCGACGCTGTTTGCGAAAGATATCTTTGATGAGCTGAACATGTCATTTGTGCCGGAGGCCGCATCCGCATCCGTATATTTTGGCGGACCGGTCCACATGAACGAGATGTTTATCCTTCACGGCCCCCCTTTGAATGGGAGGGATCTGTCCGGGTCGCCCCGTTTTTTGCCATGA
- a CDS encoding (Fe-S)-binding protein, whose product MLLKSYRKEIFRAECNPSFESVHCFAHLDQDVSEVIPYLNAELGGDQFARDPISVTFKNRGRLITVYARKIAVNALRDEEEADKILNWLRNQINETWANRDSIEPSYESAPSPKMIEILRLLPKTNCRECGQPTCMVFATQVVQGIKGVEDCPPLEDENRQKLRDYLRPFKIADYYE is encoded by the coding sequence ATGCTGCTTAAAAGCTATCGCAAAGAGATTTTCCGGGCTGAATGCAATCCCAGTTTTGAATCCGTGCATTGCTTTGCCCATCTTGATCAGGATGTGAGTGAGGTGATTCCCTACCTGAACGCCGAGCTGGGCGGAGATCAGTTTGCCAGAGATCCGATTTCCGTGACATTTAAAAATCGCGGCAGGCTGATAACGGTTTATGCCCGGAAAATCGCCGTCAATGCCCTCAGAGATGAAGAAGAGGCCGACAAGATTCTCAACTGGCTCAGAAATCAGATCAATGAGACGTGGGCAAATCGGGACAGCATTGAGCCGTCATACGAATCCGCCCCCAGCCCTAAGATGATTGAAATTCTCAGGCTGTTGCCGAAAACGAATTGCAGAGAATGCGGTCAGCCCACCTGCATGGTTTTTGCCACCCAGGTGGTCCAGGGGATCAAAGGCGTCGAAGATTGTCCGCCCCTGGAGGACGAAAATCGTCAGAAGCTGAGGGATTATCTGCGTCCGTTTAAAATAGCGGATTATTATGAGTAA
- a CDS encoding sulfite exporter TauE/SafE family protein → MLTMLAAVSLLSFGLSFLFALGGVGSAVVLVPVLYWLGYPLNEAKPTGLFVNTVSLIGASYNNIRHGRLDFRLGIPIIVSSVIMAPVGAYASKLIPHTVVIGVFVAFLTFSGLMMLFFKSAKYKDRFREDRPVFSMIGIGALAGFISGLLGVGGGGLISPLMVMLGFNPKKIAAITAFVVPFSSLSGFITYTAMGHFDVMLVLPVGLMAYLGGYLGTRFMQHRLSPGTVKKILAVLVLLLGFKMLLKLLPV, encoded by the coding sequence ATGCTCACAATGCTTGCGGCGGTATCCCTGCTCTCTTTCGGACTCAGCTTTCTTTTTGCGCTGGGCGGCGTCGGTTCCGCAGTCGTTCTGGTTCCCGTGCTGTACTGGCTCGGATATCCGCTTAACGAAGCCAAACCCACCGGATTGTTTGTCAACACCGTCAGCCTGATCGGGGCAAGCTATAACAATATCCGGCACGGGCGACTGGATTTCCGGCTTGGCATCCCGATCATCGTCTCATCCGTTATCATGGCCCCGGTCGGCGCATATGCCTCGAAGCTCATCCCGCACACCGTCGTTATCGGGGTTTTTGTGGCCTTTCTGACCTTTTCCGGCCTGATGATGCTCTTTTTCAAAAGCGCAAAATATAAGGACCGATTCCGGGAAGACCGCCCGGTCTTCAGCATGATCGGCATCGGCGCCCTAGCCGGATTTATCTCCGGGCTTCTGGGGGTCGGGGGCGGCGGACTGATTTCGCCCCTGATGGTCATGCTGGGCTTTAACCCCAAGAAAATTGCCGCCATTACGGCCTTTGTCGTGCCGTTCTCATCGCTGAGCGGATTTATCACCTACACGGCAATGGGGCATTTTGACGTGATGCTGGTCCTCCCCGTGGGCCTGATGGCGTATCTGGGCGGATATCTCGGCACACGCTTCATGCAGCACAGGCTGTCGCCCGGAACGGTCAAAAAAATACTGGCTGTACTGGTCCTGCTGCTGGGGTTTAAAATGTTGTTGAAGCTGCTTCCGGTATAA